One segment of Indicator indicator isolate 239-I01 chromosome 23, UM_Iind_1.1, whole genome shotgun sequence DNA contains the following:
- the INO80B gene encoding INO80 complex subunit B, protein MSKAWRRGRMEGGEHGEAEAVGGHGSHKKKHKKHKKKHKKKHHHQEAAGLPPPAAPEPSAGLRKPQLKLKIKLGGQILGTKSVPTFTVVPEAPRSPSPLMVVDEEEEPTEGVPIEQYRAWLDEDSNLDPSPVPDLDSESCFPAREEEMEEEERWLDALEKGELDDNGELKKEVDESLLTARQKALLHKQQSQPLLELPMGYKAKELTEEMLVKREERARKRRLQAAKKAEENKNQTIERLTKTNKAKVKTLRERKSKQPPCPVVHYCNAIDRITVSFPAGMALPLLPAPAPPTVPPAVLCAVAGCSNLKRYSCSRTGRPLCSLACYRRNLQLQEAAA, encoded by the exons ATGAGCAAGGCCTGGCGGCGGGGCAGGATGGAAGGTGGCGAACACGGTGAGG CCGAGGCGGTCGGCGGACATGGGTCCCACAAGAAGAAGCATAAGAAGCACAAGAAGAAGCACAAGAAGAAACATCACCATCAAGAGGCGGCGGGGCTGCCGCCCCCCGCAGCCCCCGAGCCCTCTGCTGGCCTGCGCAAGCCCCAGCTTAAGCTCAAGATCAAGCTGGGGGGGCAGATCCTGGGTACCAAGAG TGTCCCGACTTTCACTGTGGTCCCTGAGGCTCCGCGCTCTCCCTCTCCACTGATGGTGGTGGACGAGGAGGAGGAGCCCACCGAAGGGGTGCCCATCGAGCAGTACCGGGCCTGGCTGG ATGAGGACAGCAACCTGGACCCCTCGCCCGTGCCGGATCTGGACTCGgagagctgctttcctgctcgtgaggaggaaatggaggaggaagagcGCTGGCTTGATGCCCTGGAGAAGGGCGAGCTGGATGACAATGGGGAGCTCAAGAAGGAGGTGGAtgagtccctgctgactgcccgGCAG AAAGCACTCCTGCACAAGCAGCAGAGTCAGCCACTGCTGGAGTTGCCCATGGGCTACAAGGCAAAGGAGCTGACGGAGGAGATGCTGGTGAAGCGGGAGGAACGGGCCCGCAAGCGGCGGCTGCAGGCAgccaagaaggctgaagagaacAAGAACCAGACCATCGAGCGACTGACCAAAACCAACAAGGCCAAGGTGAAGACGCTACGGGAGCGGAAGTCCaagcagcctccctgccctgttgTCCACTACTGCAACGCCATTGATCGTATCActgtctccttccctgctggcaTGGCCCTGCCGTTGCTGCCTGCCCCGGCTCCCCCCACCGTGCCCCCTGCTGTCCTCTGTGCCGTTGCCGGCTGCTCCAACCTCAAGCGCTACTCCTGCTCCCGGACCGGTCGGCCACTCTGCAGTCTGGCCTGCTACCGGAGGaacctccagctgcaggaggctgctgcctaG
- the WBP1 gene encoding WW domain-binding protein 1 produces MERPGSGGAEGAWAALLGRQHQAREYCPGVNNQPYVCETGHCCGETGCCTYYYELWWFWLLWTILILFSCCCAYRHRRAKLRLQQQQRQREINLIAYHGACNYPASMMDLRMLASFKLPAYEEVAHRPSTPPPPYSTILAQLGGPRGAPGSSSLTLSPSSANSSSSCSCGSSCVTSPSSTSLSAPGTDDTERSRASTPSHDGEGGTGTSSTGTGASWELPPAEVPARGGPPKHALFSSTVDFFEADGHLCSDIEEGEEEEGGMARDEGGTGGGSEHFRHRRLTGDSGIEVGRCQEEEEGEGEGSHLLGKAGPVPPPCCPSEGPGSPALPI; encoded by the exons ATGGAGCGGCCCGGGAGCGGCGGCGCCGAGGGGGCCTGGGCCGCGCTGCTGGGCCGGCAGCACCAG GCCCGGGAGTACTGCCCGGGGGTGAACAACCAGCCCTACGTGTGCGAGACCGGGCACTGCTGCGGGGAGACCGGCTGCTGCACCTACTACTACGAGCTGTGGT GGTTCTGGCTGCTCTGGaccatcctcatcctcttcagctgctgctgcgcCTACCGGCACCGCCGGGCCAAGCTGcggttgcagcagcagcagcggcagcggGAGATCAACCTCATCGCCTACCATGGTGCCTGCAATTACCCCGCCTCCATGATGGACCTCA GGATGCTGGCCTCCTTTAAGTTGCCAGCCTATGAGGAGGTGGCTCACCGGCCCAGCACCCCGCCGCCACCATACAGCACCATCCTGGCTCAGCTGGGTGGCCCACGCGGTGCCCCCGGCTCCAGTAGCCTCACGCTctcacccagctctgccaactccagcagcagctgctcatgTGGCTCCAGCTGTGTCACgtcccccagcagcacctcgCTGTCGGCACCAGGCACCGATGACACCGAGCGCAGCCGTGCCAGCACGCCCAGCCACGACGGTGAGGGTGGCACTGGCACCAGTAGCACTGGcactggagccagctgggagctgcctccTGCTGAAGTGCCAGCACGTGGGGGCCCCCCAAAACACGCCTTGTTCTCCTCCACCGTGGACTTCTTTGAGGCTGATGggcacctctgctctgacaTCGAGGAgggcgaggaggaggagggtggcaTGGCCCGGGATGAAGGTGGCACTGGTGGTGGCAGCGAGCATTTCAGGCACCGACGGCTGACAGGGGACTCAGGCATTGAGGTGGGACggtgccaggaggaggaagagggtgAGGGCGAAGGCAGCCACCTCCTGGGCAAGGCTGGCCCAGTGCCTCCACCTTGCTGCCCATCCGAGGGGCCTGGCTCACCTGCTCTGCCCATCTGA